A region of Fusarium keratoplasticum isolate Fu6.1 chromosome 6, whole genome shotgun sequence DNA encodes the following proteins:
- a CDS encoding NACHT-sigma domain-containing protein, whose protein sequence is MEYQAWASGDAPSHTHGDISHFNTYGGYQYNNTGNGNQFPGASFNGPVYFGDNANTRQDQTRRSRENALLKRLHVSPYQDRKERNPDRVPETCDWFVSHRLFREWKESQTSRILWVSADPGCGKSVLAKYLVDQVLPTTQSRTVCYFFFKDDFEDQKSVVSALSCILRQLFLQKRNLLSDSVLDQFDTNGELFTSSFSELWKILLKVAEDERAGEIVCLLDAIDECEDLGRSQLTQALVKLYGTRRNFNLKFLITSRPYGSIRRGFQPLELPELPMIHLSGESEAEMLKISHEIDIFIEARIRDVGARLRLTEREQHQLLGGLKRVPNRTYLWVHLTLDLIENEVDLNKTGLDQITSQIPESVEAAYNRILAKSRDPETAKKLLHIVVAAARPLTLEEMTLALTIQPKHKSYSDIELEPEKRFREKIRDICGLFVTVIDSRIYLLHQTAKEFLVRNQAVGGNYADLPWKHSLLPEESHRLLAEICTRHLLFADFESPPVDKEGNSPSFLFLDYSAKHWASHVRELSIEMQERMTPRILKLCTVKTGRGSFWFGTYWSSTHSGAPRGFTSLMLASYFGLERAVKCLLETGDEDLNTRDYTHQRTAISWAAGNGFGGVVKLLLKDPWLDFKHYKRLFKTRTKIDLQDVFGRTPLTYAIWSGNAAVVRLLLKAGARKRLEDKIGGTPLSYAFCSGRKDIADLLLKGRNQDDLNEDIKALLFSAVRMGDADAVARLLETDKVNASANDNFGNTPLDFAVEGGIDAIVKLLLDTGNVEVGADILPLAARKGKSSIVQMLLESGKVDVNVKDSRLDQAPLLLAARSGFTYMVQLLLDTGKADVDTKDSWGRTPLLWAAANGHGDIVEKLLKTGKADVNARDMAGRTPLAVACEVGHSGIVKQLLAIGNVFLDTKDHEHRTPLWWATHEGHEEVVWLLVATGKVDLGIKDRNGMTLRGMTNSPWISNYIGS, encoded by the coding sequence ATGGAATACCAGGCCTGGGCTTCCGGGGACGCGCCCTCCCATACACACGGCGATATTTCCCATTTCAATACATATGGGGGATACCAGTACAACAATACAGGCAACGGCAATCAATTTCCCGGGGCAAGTTTCAACGGCCCCGTGTATTTCGGCGACAATGCAAATACCCGACAAGACCAGACCAGAAGGAGTAGAGAAAACGCATTGCTAAAGCGTCTCCACGTTTCACCTTATCAAGATCGAAAAGAACGAAATCCGGATCGAGTTCCCGAAACTTGTGACTGGTTCGTGTCTCATCGTCTCTTTCGAGAATGGAAAGAGAGCCAAACGTCAAGAATCCTGTGGGTTTCTGCAGACCCAGGTTGTGGAAAGTCGGTTCTGGCAAAATACCTTGTCGACCAAGTTCTTCCGACTACGCAGTCAAGGACAGTATGTTACTTTTTCTTCAAGGACGACTTTGAGGATCAGAAGAGTGTGGTCAGCGCCCTCAGCTGCATCCTACGCCAACTCTTTCTTCAGAAACGCAATCTACTTTCCGATAGTGTCTTGGATCAATTCGACACGAATGGCGAATTGTTCACTAGTTCATTTAGTGAGCTCTGGAAGATCCTTCTCAAGGTCGCAGAAGACGAACGAGCAGGCGAGATCGTCTGTCTTCTAGATGCCATTGACGAATGCGAGGACCTGGGGAGGTCTCAGCTCACTCAGGCTTTAGTCAAGCTCTATGGTACCAGAAGGAACTTTAACTTGAAGTTTCTCATCACCAGTCGTCCTTATGGCTCGATCCGTCGTGGTTTTCAACCGCTGGAGCTCCCAGAGCTACCCATGATCCACCTGAGTGGTGAaagcgaggccgagatgTTAAAGATCTCCCATGAGATTGACATCTTCATCGAAGCCAGGATACGAGATGTCGGAGCACGACTCAGACTGACTGAGAGAGAACAACATCAATTATTGGGCGGCCTTAAGCGAGTTCCCAACAGGACGTATCTATGGGTACATCTGACGCTGGACCTGATCGAGAACGAGGTCGACCTCAACAAGACTGGACTAGATCAAATCACATCTCAGATTCCCGAATCAGTCGAAGCCGCTTACAACAGGATTCTAGCAAAGAGCCGAGACCCCGAAACGGCAAAGAAGCTGCTTCACATTGTTGTGGCAGCAGCACGACCTCTCACCCTTGAGGAGATGACGCTGGCCTTGACTATCCAACCGAAGCACAAGTCTTACAGCGATATCGAGCTTGAGCCTGAAAAGCGCTTCCGCGAGAAGATCCGAGACATCTGCGGGCTTTTCGTAACCGTCATCGACTCGAGGATCTACTTGCTTCATCAAACCGCCAAAGAGTTCCTGGTCCGCAATCAGGCTGTGGGTGGCAATTATGCTGACCTCCCATGGAAACACTCCCTTCTCCCCGAAGAATCACACcgcctcctcgccgagatTTGTACTCGGCACCTCCTTTTCGCAGACTTTGAGTCGCCTCCCGTCGACAAGGAAGGGAACTCCccctcctttctcttccttgaTTACTCTGCGAAGCATTGGGCTTCCCATGTTCGCGAGCTGTCAATCGAGATGCAAGAACGCATGACGCCCCGGATATTGAAGCTTTGTACTGTAAAGACGGGCCGTGGCTCTTTCTGGTTTGGAACGTACTGGAGTAGTACGCATTCTGGCGCTCCTCGTGGGTTTACTAGTCTCATGCTCGCCTCCTACTTTGGCCTAGAGAGGGCTGTCAAGTGCTTACTCGAGACGGGAGACGAGGACCTAAACACCCGAGATTATACACATCAACGGACAGCCATTTCCTGGGCCGCAGGGAACGGCTTTGGCGGCGTCGTCAAGCTACTTCTCAAGGACCCCTGGCTTGACTTTAAGCACTACAAGCGTCTGTTCAAGACGAGGACAAAGATCGACCTTCAGGACGTATTCGGGAGGACACCATTGACGTACGCTATTTGGAGTGGCAATGCAGCGGTAGTCAGGCTGCTACTCAAGGCAGGGGCGCGGAAGAGGTTGGAGGACAAGATCGGGGGAACGCCCTTGTCGTATGCCTTTTGCTCTGGACGTAAGGATATTGCCGACCTGCTACTGAAGGGGAGGAATCAGGACGACCTAAACGAGGACATCAAGGCACTGCTCTTCTCAGCTGTGAGGATGGGCGATGCAGACGCAGTTGCGCGACTTCTCGAGACGGATAAAGTCAACGCCAGCGCAAACGACAATTTCGGCAACACGCCACTCGACTTTGCCGTCGAGGGTGGTATTGACGCCATAGTCAAGCTGCTCCTCGACACGGGCAACGTCGAGGTTGGCGCAGATATCCTCCCCTTGGCGGCCCGGAAGGGCAAGTCGTCCATCGTCCAGATGCTCCTCGAGTCAGGCAAGGTTGACGTCAACGTCAAAGACTCACGGCTCGATCAAGCGCCGCTGTTGCTGGCCGCCAGATCGGGCTTCACGTACATGGtccagctgctcctggacACGGGCAAGGCCGACGTCGACACCAAGGACAGCTGGGGTAGGACACCACTATTATGGGCCGCGGCAAACGGCCACGGGGATAttgtcgagaagctcctcaagacgGGCAAGGCCGATGTGAACGCGAGGGACATGGCGGGTCGGACGCCGTTGGCTGTGGCATGCGAGGTTGGTCACAGCGGCATTGTCAAGCAGCTCCTCGCAATAGGCAACGTTTTCCTCGACACCAAGGACCATGAGCACAGAACGCCGTTGTGGTGGGCCACCCACGAGGGCCACGAAGAGGTCGTCTGGCTGCTTGTGGCCACAGGAAAGGTCGACCTCGGCATCAAGGACAGGAACGGCATGACACTGAGGGGGATGACCAACAGCCCCTGGATCAGTAACTACATAGGTTCTTAG
- a CDS encoding ATPase-AAA-core domain-containing protein yields the protein MSLEVYQKHGICSDDKSTSSPSTVAGDLEEVAQFTHKGFKDVTVIKTPTPFGTEEELGPTSEYLPQAPKASKRALRKFDRFSVLVRRIVNRHGDRDMLTGTELCIQSPTLCDIFRSIVVDTHASFDITSTPIVMPAPFYELFFRRKEIEAYVNGSEKEESRAEVKLLHDFFRNDKLTINNIAEYESMIAQGKVNDKTLWTLYPPNELLFLNTGGDPECWLCRDVLADPNNPTRWWVTGARLDFNGHELGLTNRRCAISFAGRVDRSMDISELPLVPKRYFDRAAQVTDEIVKRGQVYRDIMGCDLNGHAYRHYKGPVWSNDRVDASARGVTNERVVVDYKAFLDSSPSQASCLENLGKGSPSSGSDSDSDSDSDSDSPTAKSSGPDDGEKDAFVALLKKIPERRGVSTMEDLLLLSPPRMPAYGLKSKKWGWVLIENLTPVEASEVPFQSLQADPTTKSLVRSLVMGHQNGGLDDDFDDVVRNKGKGLVMMLHGKPGIGKTLTAEGIAELNGSPLYSVSGGELSVDVTRVEEKLTSVFELGKRWKAIILLDEADVVMTKRSSSELERNAIVAGELPPHCAGILFLTTNRQDQFDEAFQSRIHLTIKLPDLGPKERQGIWEALVRFNGKVTDETSWTPHMFEILGRLEVNGRLIKNLLRTATYHARSTKRDNPLCPSHLCEVIKVELSNHKNIEEVLSELEMLIAQPRPGVKQVNGMPRMSKAPSALTSA from the exons ATGTCTCTCGAGGTATATCAAAAACACGGCATCTGCTCCGACGACAAAAGTACTTCTTCACCCTCGACGGTAGCCGgggatcttgaggaggtAGCACAATTCACCCACAAAGGCTTCAAAGACGTCACCGTCATCAAGACGCCGACTCCCTTTGGGACGGAGGAAGAGTTGGGTCCCACCTCCGAATACCTCCCCCAAGCTCCCAAGGCAAGCAAGCGGGCCCTCCGCAAGTTTGACCGTTTCTCCGTCCTCGTCCGCAGGATCGTCAATCGCCATGGCGATAGGGACATGCTTACGGGCACCGAGCTGTGCATTCAGTCCCCAACACTCTGCGACATCTTTCGaagcatcgtcgtcgacacACACGCAAGCTTTGACATCACCTCCACTCCCATCGTCATGCCAGCACCTTTCTACGAATTGTTCTTCCGACGAAAGGAGATCGAGGCGTATGTGAACGGAAgcgagaaagaggagagccgcgccgaggtcaagctgCTGCATGACTTCTTTCGCAACGACAAActgaccatcaacaacattgCGGAATACGAGTCGATGATTGCCCAGGGCAAAGTCAACGACAAGACGCTGTGGACCCTGTATCCACCCAACGAGCTGCTGTTTCTCAACACTGGGGGGGATCCTGAGTGCTGGCTCTGCCGTGATGTTCTGGCTGATCCCAATAACCCAACCCGCTGGTGGGTCACTGGTGCACGGCTCGACTTCAACGGCCATGAACTGGGGCTCACGAATCGAAGATGCGCCATCTCCTTTGCTGGAAGGGTCGATAGGAGCATGGACATCTCCGAGCTGCCTCTGGTGCCGAAGCGCTACTTTGACCGGGCCGCCCAAGTCACGGATGAGATCGTCAAGAGAGGTCAGGTCTACCGGGACATCATGGGTTGCGATCTGAACGGCCACGCATACCGCCATTATAAAGGACCCGTGTGGAGTAACGATAGAGTTGATGCCTCTGCCAGGGGCGTG ACCAATGAGCGTGTTGTCGTCGACTATAAAGCATTCTTGGACTCGAGTCCCTCTCAGGCATCTTGCCTTGAGAACCTCGGAAAAGGATCGCCATCGTCAGgctccgactccgactccgactccgactctGACTCCGACTCTCCTACAGCCAAATCTAGTGGCCCTGATGACGGAGAGAAAGACGCATTTGTCGCTCTGCTTAAGAAAATCCCAGAAAGACGCGGCGTGAGCACCATGGAAGAcctgctccttctcagcccGCCCCGCATGCCGGCTTATGGGCTGAAATCGAAGAAATGGGGTTGGGTCCTGATCGAAAACCTTACGCCCGTCGAGGCGAGCGAGGTCCCCTTCCAATCTTTGCAAGCCGATCCGACAACGAAGTCGCTGGTCAGATCCCTCGTCATGGGCCATCAGAACGGTGGGCTGGATGACGACTTTGATGATGTTGTCAGGAATAAGGGAAAGGGTCTTGTGATGATGCTGCACGG AAAACCGGGCATAGGCAAGACCCTTACAGCAG AGGGCATCGCGGAGCTGAACGGCTCTCCACTATACAGCGTCTCAGGCGGTGAACTAAGCGTCGATGTTACGAGAGTGGAGGAAAAGTTGACATCGGTCTTCGAACTTGGCAAGAGATGGAAGGCCATCATACTCCTAGACGAAGCAGACGTGGTCATGACCAAGAGAAGCTCCTCAGAGCTCGAGAGAAACGCAATTGTCGCGGGTGAGCTTCCTCCACACTGCGCT GGCATACTCTTCCTCACAACGAACCGCCAGGACCAATTCGACGAGGCGTTTCAGAGTCGGATACACCTCACCATCAAGCTGCCCGATCTGGGCCCTAAGGAACGGCAGGGCATTTGGGAGGCCCTTGTGCGTTTCAATGGCAAGGTGACGGACGAAACGAGCTGGACGCCCCATATGTTTGAGATCTTGGGCAGGTTGGAGGTGAAT GGACGACTGATCAAGAACCTGTTGAGGACGGCCACCTACCATGCAAGATCGACCAAGAGAGATAACCCGCTATGCCCGAGCCACCTCTGTGAGGTCATCAAGGTGGAGCTCTCGAACCACAAGAATATTGAAGAGGTGTTGTCAGAGCTGGAGATGTTGATCGCGCAGCCGAGGCCAGGGGTGAAACAGGTGAACGGGATGCCCAGAATGTCAAAAGCCCCATCTGCTCTGACATCAGCTTGA
- a CDS encoding NACHT-sigma domain-containing protein produces the protein MGRFRAMFSPDKSLRKNPNPLVADQLQISRHSLTREDQPSLSESFPDGVKVLRDCPDATVDICFIHGLSGNREKTWRGHGHSEPWPKTLLPSRLTRARILTYGYDAYVVAKSGPASTNRLIDHATNLLNDLTTDRALSGASSRPLIFVVHSLGGLVLKAAILRSRNNPDRHLRGIFEHTKGIIFMGTPHKGSWMADWAKMPASALGLIKSTSVTLLDLLQRDNQLLESIQVEFWSMIRDLRESGRSLEIMCFYEELPLPVVGKVVSKESATLEGYNSATIHANHRDMVKFGSVEDNGFKRLLGELSRWESQIRPSTPSQLTQPTLVEPRIELPGSSVSDYASGDYASGLQTYGGQTSGSNPSYGYPSWGSGNESPGHDVPRNPAPTNTAPVNHFSTSGGTQNNNTGSGYQFSGATFTGQVYFGGQGS, from the coding sequence ATGGGGAGATTCAGAGCCATGTTCAGTCCTGACAAAAGTCTGCGAAAGAACCCAAACCCCCTGGTCGCTGACCAGCTCCAGATCTCCCGCCACAGCCTTACCCGGGAGGATCAACCATCGCTTTCAGAGTCGTTTCCTGATGGAGTCAAGGTGCTGAGGGATTGTCCCGACGCAACTGTCGACATCTGTTTCATTCACGGTTTAAGTGGAAATCGAGAAAAGACATGGAGAGGCCACGGCCATTCTGAACCCTGGCCAAAAACGCTTCTACCATCCAGACTCACAAGAGCCCGTATCCTTACCTATGGCTACGACGCCTATGTCGTCGCAAAGTCCGGCCCAGCATCAACAAATCGACTCATCGACCATGCGACGAATTTGTTGAACGACTTGACGACAGACAGAGCATTAAGCGGTGCATCGTCTCGTCCGCTCATCTTTGTCGTCCACAGTCTTGGAGGACTTGTCCTCAAAGCAGCCATCCTCCGTTCACGAAACAACCCGGACCGACATCTTCGTGGTATCTTTGAACATACCAAAggcatcatcttcatgggCACTCCTCACAAGGGATCATGGATGGCGGACTGGGCCAAGATGCCTGCTTCtgccctcggcctcatcaagTCTACCAGTGTCACCCTGTTAGACCTCTTGCAGAGAGACAACCAGCTCCTCGAGTCTATTCAAGTAGAGTTTTGGTCCATGATACGAGATTTGCGGGAGAGCGGCAGGTCTCTTGAGATTATGTGCTTCTACGAAGAGTTGCCTCTGCCCGTAGTTGGCAAAGTCGTATCCAAGGAATCGGCGACGCTAGAAGGGTACAACTCTGCGACTATCCACGCCAACCACCGAGACATGGTCAAATTCGGTTCCGTCGAAGATAATGGCTTCAAGAGGCTGCTTGGTGAGCTGTCGAGATGGGAATCGCAGATCAGGCCGTCTACCCCCTCACAATTAACACAACCGACACTGGTGGAACCGCGGATTGAGCTGCCTGGCTCGTCTGTTAGCGACTATGCCTCTGGAGACTACGCTTCTGGTCTACAGACCTACGGGGGCCAGACTTCTGGGAGCAACCCCTCTTATGGCTACCCATCTTGGGGCTCGGGGAACGAGTCTCCAGGCCATGATGTGCCTCGTAACCCGGCTCCCACCAACACAGCCCCTGTCAACCATTTCAGTACATCAGGAGGGACCCAGAACAACAACACCGGCAGCGGTTATCAGTTTTCTGGCGCAACGTTTACCGGACAAGTGTATTTTGGTGGGCAGGGGTCTTGA